tgagagtgcgggcagagagggcagggcagggacaaatgtgtgaagagggagagagatgggtcctgtggggttggagatgggCCCAGAAGGTCCAGTTTGCCAGAAAGTAGGGGGGGAAAGAACTGGTTCCAGACTCAGCTTCAAAGATACACTTCccatgggagaagaggaagaggacttggtgtttttctgcgtgcgtgcagagatggaaactgagccGGGGAGCCATGTCATGCGTGCGGTGGCAGTGCCATTTGCTAAAAAGGCATAGAAGGAAGTTGCCccataaaaggaatggaatattgacatttgcagcaacatggaaggtatactatgaagtaaaataactcagacagagatagacaaatactgtatgatatcacttatagaatctaaaaacaccaccaagtagagaatataacaaaaatggaggctcacaaatacagagaacaatctactggttaccagcggggaggggatgagggaagggctatacagaggtgggggagtgggaggcacaccgtgttaggtgtaagatgagctcaaggatgtattgtacaacgtgGGGAAGAGTGCCAGTACTCTgtattaactataaatggaaagcaaacgtTAACAGTtgtataataagaaagaaaaggaaaggaagaggggggaggaaggagggaagaaaggaaggaaagcatgGTGTTTTTGGACATCACAAAGCCAACATTGATTAGGCCATTTTTAGCAAaggaatgtagtttattttttttaatgcatttattttcattggaggctaattactttacaatgctgtagtggtttttgccatacttgacatgaatccatcacgggtgtacacgtcttccccatcctaaacccccctcccacctccctccccatcccattcctctgggtcatcccagtgcaccagccccgagcaccctgtctcatgcatcgaacctggactggcgatctgattcacttacgataatatacatgtttaaaacctattctctcagaccatcccaccctcgccttctcccacagagtccaaaagactgttctgtacatctgtgtctctttaatggtctcgcatacagggttatcattaccatctttctaaattccatatatatgcgttagtattctgtattggtgtttttctttctgacttatttcactctgtataataggctccagtttcatccacctcattagaacggattcaagtgtattcttttgaatggctgagtaatattccattgtgtatatgcaccagtgCTTTCTTGTCCGTtcgcctgctgatggacatctaggttgcttccatgtcctgcctattggaaacagtgctgtgatgaacaaaggGGTACAcgctgtctctttcaattctggtttcttcgatgtgtatgcccagcagtgagattgctgggtcctatggcagttccagttccagttttttaaggaatctccacactgttctccatagtggctgtactagtttgcattccccacaacagagtaagagggttcccttttctcaagcatttattgcttgtagatgtttggatagcagccatcctgaccggcgtgagatggtacctcattgtggttttgatttgcatttctctgataatgagtgatgttcagcatcttttcatgtgtttgttatccatctgtatgtcttctttggaccaaAGGCCTTTAGAATGGAGCAATGGGCTCCCACAGGTGGAGCAGGGGGAGTAGCCCACCTCCCGTGCAGGCAATACTGGGGGGCATTGCCCACGAAGACTTTTATTACAAGAATAAACCCAAGTAAACGCTggttctgttttgattaccatctccatactccagtattctaaaataatgtcaGTAATGACATACGTTTCCTCTGCAAAACCAAATTGTGTTGGTTTAAGTTTGAAAAGTTGGTTGTCATATATgtcaggttttaatattttacatattattcacaaggtataaagttttagtgtacatatatataaacgcacacaagtgtgtgcatgtgtatgtatgtatatatatatatatatatatatatatatatatatatataagttcacACGGCCACAGTCTTAgtacttatctttaaaaattcattgtctTCTATGAGGGAGTTCATTAGGAGAAGACCCTGTTCAACAATTGTCACCAACACAGGCTGCCATGGTTAccactgctcccttccccagagcatccttaatggtttgcaaggccttgagatcacttcctgcacagcctgcagTCCCCGAGGGAATGTACTAATACGCACCCCACATTCAAACAGTTGATTCTAAATACAGGGTGATACCACAAAAATTGTCAAGGTAATGCACACGATGCACTTTTATTTAGgtctaaatcagtgaaacaaagtattcactgcaaggtacaaactttttttagcttgcaaagaacaaaatcgtcttatatttgaacacaaagtatcttgcagaatttgaaaaataggttttaaatgaaattcatacttaattgtcagttattttgagactatggaacaaagaaaataaacttatgttcactggggctgcttaagctgtatctttttcagattttttttttttaatttcctttacacttttacagtcataaatagatagaatagacaaggtttggaggagacacactctccctgccatgtgacccatcagagttgacttagagagatgaggctggcaggGAGTTTGGAGGCCTCTTTAGGGGAATTACAAATGCCTCATTTCTCCAACCGAAACATCTGAATTGCTCCCCATCCCCCGCTAGAGGTGTCAGGATGGGGCTTTGTGATGTCAAGGCCCACCCAGGGCCACCATTGGCTGGGCAGGAGACTTGCTGACCTCATAAAGCATGAGGGTgtgtctccctggggaggggtatatatagcggtgctcaggggctctggagcagaccactgggaggcctcaaaatgactaagcggactgggaagccccaaggctccAGAGTAGTTAGGAAACACCTGCCTCCTGTTACCCGGGACAAAAGGATGAAGACCTCCTCTCAACTGAGGCCCcaaaaaaatgtcaaggtcagctGAGGCCACCCAAACTCCTCTTCCCATTGACCCCACCCCATAagaccccctgccctggccttgcctggcacataacccttctctgcccacaccccttctcctgaagctgtcgttcctgtccaccttcaccctcttccccaaaccaatgccattctctacccctctcttgttttctccaggtggCCAGGGCAAGTGCGAGAGTGAATAATCACCTTCGGGCAAAGCTGACcaagaaaacttctcagaaaccacCCACCACAAGGAACCTTAGAAAAAACGGAGGCTCAAAGCTCTGTAGCCAGTGTTGCAAGGtgaatgaagagctgaatcagaacGGACCAGAGGAGGTCCCAGAGAGTGTGGAGATCCCTGTCATTCCAGCGGGACCGGTGGGCAGCCAGTGACTTGAAGGCATGGCTCGAGACCTCAGAATTCTTCGGGGGTCTTGCCGCTGAGTACTGGCCAACAGTACAGACGTGACTATTATACCAACTCCATacattaagaatgaaaagaaaataaaatcaacctgatgtgaaattatgtttgtctctgagttctctgagagtgcgggcagagagggcagggcagggacaaatgtgtgaagagggagagagatgggtcctgtggggttggagatgggCCCAGAAGGTCCAGTTTGCCAGAAAGTAGGGGGGGAAAGAACTGGTTCCAGACTCAGCTTCAAAGATACACTTCccatgggagaagaggaagaggacttggtgtttttctgcgtgcgtgcagagatggaaactgagccGGGGAGCCATGTCATGCGTGCGGTGGCAGTGCCATTTGCTAAAAAGGCATAGAAGGAAGTTGCCccataaaaggaatggaatattgacatttgcagcaacatggaaggtatactatgaagtaaaataactcagacagagatagacaaatactgtatgatatcacttatagaatctaaaaacaccaccaagtagagaatataacaaaaatggaggctcacaaatacagagaacaatctactggttaccagcggggaggggatgagggaagggctatacagaggtgggggagtgggaggcacaccgtgttaggtgtaagatgagctcaaggatgtattgtacaacgtgGGGAAGAGTGCCAGTACTCTgtattaactataaatggaaagcaaacgtTAACAGTtgtataataagaaagaaaaggaaaggaagaggggggaggaaggagggaagaaaggaaggaaagcatgGTGTTTTTGGACATCACAAAGCCAACATTGATTAGGCCATTTTTAGCAAaggaatgtagtttatttttttttaatgcatttattttcattggaggctaattactttacaatgctgtagtggtttttgccatacttgacatgaatccatcacgggtgtacacgtcttccccatcctaaacccccctcccacctccctccccatcccattcctctgggtcatcccagtgcaccagccccgagcaccctgtctcatgcatcgaacctggactggcgatctgattcacttacgataatatacatgtttaaaacctattctctcagaccatcccaccctcgccttctcccacagagtccaaaagactgttctgtacatctgtgtctctttaatggtctcgcatacagggttatcattaccatctttctaaattccatatatatatgcgttagtattctgtattggtgtttttctttctgacttatttcactctgtataataggctccagtttcatccacctcattagaacggattcaagtgtattcttttgaatggctgagtaatattccatcgtgtatatgcaCCAGTGCTTTCTTGTCCGTtcgcctgctgatggacatctaggttgcttccatgtcctgcctattggaaacagtgctgtgatgaacaaaggGGTACAcgctgtctctttcaattctggtttcttcgatgtgtatgcccagcagtgagattgctgggtcctatggcagttccagttccagttttttaaggaatctccacactgttctccatagtggctgtactagtttgcattccccacaacagagtaagagggttcccttttctcaagcatttattgcttgtagatgtttggatagcagccatcctgaccggcgtgagatggtacctcattgtggttttgatttgcatttctctgataatgagtgatgttcagcatcttttcatgtgtttgttatccatctgtatgtcttctttggaccaaAGGCCTTTAGAATGGAGCAATGGGCTCCCACAGGTGGAGCAGGGGGAGTAGCCCACCTCCCGTGCAGGCAATACTGGGGGGCATTGCCCACGAAGACTTTTATTACAAGAATAAACCCAAGTAAACGCTggttctgttttgattaccatctccatactccagtattctaaaataatgtcaGTAATGACATACGTTTCCTCTGCAAAACCAAATTGTGTTGGTTTAAGTTTGAAAAGTTGGTTGTCATATATgtcaggttttaatattttacatattattcacaaggtataaagttttagtgtacatatatataaacgcacacaagtgtgtgcatgtgtatgtatgtatatatatatatatatatatatatatatatacacacatatatatataagttcacACGGCCACAGTCTTAgtacttatctttaaaaattcattgtctTCTATGAGGGAGTTCATTAGGAGAAGACCCTGTTCAACAATTGTCACCAACACAGGCTGCCATGGTTAccactgctcccttccccagagcatccttaatggtttgcaaggccttgagatcacttcctgcacagcctgcagTCCCCGAGGGAATGTACTAATACGCACCCCACATTCAAACAGTTGATTCTAAATACAGGGTGATACCACAAAAATTGTCAAGGTAATGCACACGATGCACTTTTATTTAGgtctaaatcagtgaaacaaagtattcactgcaaggtacaaactttttttagcttgcaaagaacaaaatcgtcttatatttgaacacaaagtatcttgcagaatttgaaaaataggttttaaatgaaattcatacttaattgtcagttattttgagactatggaacaaagaaaataaacttatgttcactggggctgcttaagctgtatctttttcagattttttttttttaatttcctttacacttttacagtcataaatagatagaatagacaaggtttggaggagacacactctccctgccatgtgacccatcagagttgacttagagagatgaggctggcaggGAGTTTGGAGGCCTCTTTAGGGGAATTACAAATGCCTCATTTCTCCAACCGAAACATCTGAATTGCTCCCCATCCCCCGCTAGAGGTGTCAGGATGGGGCTTTGTGATGTCAAGGCCCACCCAGGGCCACCATTGGC
This genomic interval from Bos indicus x Bos taurus breed Angus x Brahman F1 hybrid chromosome X, Bos_hybrid_MaternalHap_v2.0, whole genome shotgun sequence contains the following:
- the LOC113887516 gene encoding uncharacterized protein LOC113887516, with translation MTKRTGKPQGSRVVRKHLPPVTRDKRMKTSSQLRPQKNVKVARASARVNNHLRAKLTKKTSQKPPTTRNLRKNGGSKLCSQCCKVNEELNQNGPEEVPESVEIPVIPAGPVGSQ